From one Armatimonadota bacterium genomic stretch:
- a CDS encoding CBS domain-containing protein — MKVGELIRQNIPTATFDTTLEKAVSMLAESDISGIPVVDNDGKLAGIVTEHDVMKLVLPAY, encoded by the coding sequence ATGAAAGTAGGAGAATTGATAAGACAAAATATACCAACCGCAACATTTGACACCACTCTCGAAAAGGCAGTTTCAATGCTTGCTGAGTCGGACATCAGCGGTATCCCAGTTGTAGATAATGACGGCAAACTTGCAGGCATTGTTACCGAGCATGATGTTATGAAATTGGTACTACCCGCATAC